The genomic DNA TTCTTCCACCATCCGGGAACAGTCCGCCTCGTCCGCGATGTCACCCTTGACAGAAAAGACCCTGTTTCCATATGTATCATGAAGCTGTTTTGTAAGCTCCTGCACTTCTTCTTCATGTTTTCGATAATTGAGTATGACGGTGTGTCCTTTTCGGGAAAATTCTTCTGCTGTTTTCTTTCCGATCCCCTTCGAACCACCAGTAATGAACACTACTTTTTCTTTCATCAAGCTAGATCCACTCCACGTCTCACTTTATACCTTAATAGTATGGACCAGAGGGCCGAAATGCAAATGTAAGCTCTTTTTTATTCACGAATGAACGCCCGGGTACCATACCCGGGCGTTCATTCGTGAATCGATTATTTGCTGATGAATTGTTGTGTCCAGTAGTTACCTTCTTCAACATAACCCACACCGATGTGTGTATAGTCTGAGCTCATGATGTTTTTGCGGTGTCCTTCACTGTTCATCCATGCTTGAACGACTTCTTCAGGTGTCTGTTGACCCTGGGCGATGTTTTCACCTGCCGCTTTGTATTGGATTCCGAATTGCTTCATCATGTCGAATGGAGATCCGTAAGTCGGGCTGTTGTGATCGAAGTAGTTGTTCTTTTGCATATCTTTTGACTTTTCCTTCGCAACCTTGCTCAACTCGGCATCCACTTTCAAAGCAGGAAGTCCTTGTTTCGCACGCTCTTGGTTTGTCAATTCCACTACTTTTTGCTCATACTGGCTCAATTGGCCGCTCTCATCAGAGGCTTTTTGCTCAGATTGCTTTGGTTGTTCCTGCTTTGCAGGTGCCTGTTGCTGCTGAGCTTTTGGCGCTTCTGCTTTTGGTGCATCTGCTTTTGGAGCTTGGGCTTGAGGAGCTTCCGCTTTAGGTGCCTCTGCTTTTGGTGCTTCCTGTTGATTTTCAGGTGCCGGAATGCTACCGTTCATGCAATCTTGTACGTTGATGGCTTTTCCATCCATTTGATATTTTGAAAGGATATCCTGCATCCATTTATTCAAATCTTCTTGATTAGCAAACTGTTGCGCATTCACGTTTGTATTTACTTTAGCCTGGTCCATTCCAGCGGCGTCTGCTTTGCCTCCGGCGAATGGTGCTGCAAGGAATGTAAATGCTGTTGCTGTCGTGATAACCAATTTCTTGTTCATAGGTGTGTGTGCCTCCTTAATGAATGTGTTTTTCCTGGTGCAAAAACATCATACCATCAAGTTTTTGTTACATTTACGGGAGATGTTGGCAGCTCACCGATAATTGTCGGGATTGAAAGACAATTCTCCTCTAGTACTTTAGTAATCACCGAAACTAAAGGGTATAAAGACTCACCGGATGGTTTGCTTTCATTTCCAACACAAGAAATTCATCTCTCCCGCACCTAATAATTACCTGAACAAGAAGATTGACAACTTTATGAACGGCGTTCCTCTGTGACATTTGTTACAGGTTTTTTTCAATGATTTCTATATGAAGCAGCTCAGATCAACTCTGACATGACCAGTATATGACACTGTATCAGTTTCTCTTTTACTTCTGCCGGAAAGGGAGAGTCACTAATTCGTTTGGTGGCCAAATAGAACTTGTCCAACGGTCCCTTTCTGATCCGGGGGTGGCTGAACTCATCCTGAAGCTCCCGCTTGATTGCTTCGCGGAGGACCTCCAGCGGCTCCCTGCCCCCATGCTCGAGGCGGCGGCCCTTATACATGTTCCTATATGCTTCCAGAAGTTCTTCGGATGTCATCATTTCCTCTCCTTTTTACATATTATCTGATTTATCAAGGTACACTATCCATAAAACCCGAAAGGTGGAATCTCGATGTCGACACCATACCGTTGTCCGAGTTGTAAAACAAATCGCACCCGTTTCAACATTATACAGCAGCTCTCTCAGAGTGTTAAACTGGACCCTGCTTCCGGAGAAGTGGTGCAACAATACGAAAGTGGTCAGTTGGAACCCTTTCACCTGGCCTATAATGGACCCGATAAGAAGATTCAATGCGCTGCATGCGGACTTGTGGAAGACGAAATGACCTTTAAAAAGTTCGGGGAGTCCCACTGAGATGGTATCATGAATCCAAAAAGCTGACCCTTTCACAGGATCAGCTTTTTTGTTATTCATTAACAGCTTTTTGTGGTTCGCTCTCTTCTTTATTGCTCATCCGCAAAGGGATTTCCTGGATGAAGAAGGTCAACAGGAACCCGGCGAAGAGGATGATCGCCCCAATAAGGAAGACGTTCGTCAATGCGTAGCTCAGTGCTTCCCTCACACCTGATATGATCGTATCAAATACACCGCTCAGTTCTGAAGGAAGCGTCTTTTCTATTTCTTTGAGCTTGTCGGCACTCATGATCAATTGTGGATCCTGGAGTTTTTCGAGCCCCTTTGCAGCGTCCGGGTTGGACAGGAGGGGCGATTCTTTGACCGCTCCCATCTGCTCACTCATCTTATTCGCCATGGACTGGTTCATGACGGTTCCCATGATGGCCACCCCGATTGTTCCGCCAATTTGACGGAAAAGCTGTGTGGCTGCCGTCGCGACTCCAAGGAACTGGTGGGCAACGGCGTTCTGCACGGTCAGGGTGAAGACCGGGAAGCTAAGCCCGAGTCCGGTGCCGACGATGATGATATTGATCAGGGCCCTGGCATTCGTCGTGTCAGTATCCATGAATGACAAAAGAACCATCCCGCTGCTCATCACAAAAAGTCCGATAAGGGCCAGGAACTTGTATCGCCCCGTTTTGGTGATGATCTGACCGCCGATGGCACTGGCGAGCACCATGCTGAGGGTCATCGGCATCATGACGAGTCCCGACTTGGTGGCGGATGTTCCCATGACCCCCTGAATGAAGAAGGGCATGTACATGATGGCACCGAACATCCCGGCCCCAAGGATGAAACCGATCATATTGGACAGGGTGAAGATCCTGTTTTTAAACAGACCAAGGGGCAGTACCGGATTCGACGCATTCTTCTCAGTGACGATGAAGAGGATCAGTGCGATGATGGCACCTCCAAGGAGGCCGAGTATCTGGACAGACAGCCAATCATAGTCATTCCCGCTCCATGTGAACGCAAGGAGAAGCGGGATGATGGTGAGTGAGAGCATGACGGAGCCCAGATAGTCCACCTTCTGCCCTTTTTTTGCCTTCTGGGATGGAAACATTTTATAAATCATGCCAAAAGCGATGAAGCCTACCGGCAGGAATACCCAGAATACCCAGTGCCAATTGGCATTATCGACGATCCAACCACCCAGGGTTGGCCCAAAGACGCTGGCAAGACCGAAAACCGAACTCATGAGTCCCTGCCATTTCCCGCGCTCTCTCGGAGGGAACAGATCCCCTACTGCAGTGAAGGCCGTGGACATGATCATCCCTGCACCGAAGCCTTGGATGCCCCGGAATAGGATGAGCTGAAAGATCGATCCCGATAGACCATTCAGGAAGGAGCCGACCATGAACACCCCGATTCCGAGAAGGATGAACGGTTTACGCCCGTACATATCCGACAGTTTTCCCACCAGGATGGCCGTGACCGAGCTGGTGAGCATGAAAATGGTGAAGACCCAGCTATAGTAATCCATTCCACCGATTTCGGAAATGATCCTTGGAAGCGCCGTACCGACAATGGTCTGATTCAATGCGGCGAATAACATAGCTGACATGATGGCGATCATGATCATGACTTTCTTTTTATGTTCCAAATGTTCCAATTCATTCCCCTCCTATACCATTCGGTTGCAAAATAGTTCAACGAGTGAAGTAATGGGCAGAAAAGGAGGGGCGACCGGATCGTTCCGGTCATCCCCTTCCTACGAATGACGTTTCGGATGACTTAACAGCTTTTCAAATAGATGCGTGAAAATGCGGATTTCTTCCTCATCGAACGTGTGGAACAGATCCTGGAAATACTCCGATTTCCGCTCTTCACATTTGGCCAGTACTTCCTCACCACTTTTGGTGATCTGCAGCTCTACGACCCGGCGATCTTCATTGGATCTTTGTCTCGTGATATGTGATTTTTCTACGAGGGCATCGGTGATGGAAGTGATGTGGCTCGCTGAAACTTCCATCCTCTTTGATATTTCCGAGGACTTCAGGGCCCCGTTCTCACGAATGAGCTGAAGGACACGGAATTCCCCATTGGATAGGTATTGTCCGAAGATGTTTCTCACATCTGCCTTCATCATTCGGAATACGGATACGAATAATCGCTCTAACTCAAATAAGTCTTTCCCCAATTCTAATCGACCTTTCCTACGGTTATTGAATAATTCAGTGTGTTAACTATTAAATCATAGACCTTTTTCCTCTTCTTGTCAATCATCTTTCCAGGCTTTTAAGGGAGGAGATGATCCGTTCCCGATCAAGTCCTTCGCCGATGACGACAAAGTTGGTCGGGTAGTTCATGTCCCCAGGCATGTATAGGGGCATGCCGTATGAGTATTGGAAGAGCGTCGGGTGCTTCCTTCCCTGAAGCGGAATATAGCCTTTCATCCTATAGATGGACTCTTGATGGGCATGGACCCATTTTTCAAAGTCTTCACCGCTCACCCCCGCTTCAAACGTATGGACGACCGCCTGAAGCGTCAGGGTATGGCCTTCTCCCCCCTCATAACGATCTTTTTTCGTCATGGAGGTGATGGCCTCTACAGGCACTTTCGAATGGCTCGTTAAATAAATCGAAGCGCCTGGATTCAGTTGTTGAAGATCATACGCAAACGTCCCCTGTTCCATTTCAGTCAAAAGGTCAACCTTGTTGGCGACAAGGAAACTTGCATGACGGATCTGTTCCCTCATGAGGTGTAGGACAGAAGGACTGAAACTCCCCCGTTCTCTCCATTGAAGACCGTCGACCACGGTGAGGATGCCCTTGAAGTCGAAACGATCTGCAAAAAGCGGTGAGAGAATCGAGTCGACCACCTCTACAGGATGGGCGGCACCCGTCGTTTCGATGACCAATGCACCGAAATCTTCCTTCATCAGCAGATCTTGAAGCTGGGATTCAAGTTTATCCGAGAGGGTGCAGCAGATGCATCCGTCAAGCATCTCCCTCAAAGCCGTATCTTGATCCACTTCATCGCTGTCGATCGAGACACTTCCAAGCTCATTCATCAGGACCGCGGGTTTTGTCCCCTCTGCTTTCAATGATTCGAGCAACCCTTTCAGCAAGGTTGTCTTTCCGCTTCCGAGGAAGCCCGATAATATGTAGACATCTTTCTTCATGAATACGTTCCTCTTTTCTTTTTTCACCGGACTACAAAGACTCTATGATCAATCATTCCTTCGGATTCACGGTGATAGTCTCTATATACTATTTTAGTCAATTCGAGCCGTTATGACAATGAAAGCAATCCCCCCTGATTTTCAGGACACAGCCATAAAGGGCGACCTGGCGCATAAAATGTAGGTATAGACCAAAGGAAAAGAGGTCGACCCCATTGTTTCATGACAAGATTGTGCCTCAGACATTGAAGGAATTCCTGATCAGCCCGTCTAGGGAGAACCTGAAAGAATTGTTGTTGAATAATACGGGTGAATCGGATTATGTTGACTTCAAATCCAGCTGGGTCGAGTGGACCAAGCTTGCCAAGCATATCCTAGCGATCTC from Rossellomorea marisflavi includes the following:
- a CDS encoding CAP domain-containing protein produces the protein MNKKLVITTATAFTFLAAPFAGGKADAAGMDQAKVNTNVNAQQFANQEDLNKWMQDILSKYQMDGKAINVQDCMNGSIPAPENQQEAPKAEAPKAEAPQAQAPKADAPKAEAPKAQQQQAPAKQEQPKQSEQKASDESGQLSQYEQKVVELTNQERAKQGLPALKVDAELSKVAKEKSKDMQKNNYFDHNSPTYGSPFDMMKQFGIQYKAAGENIAQGQQTPEEVVQAWMNSEGHRKNIMSSDYTHIGVGYVEEGNYWTQQFISK
- a CDS encoding MDR family MFS transporter → MEHLEHKKKVMIMIAIMSAMLFAALNQTIVGTALPRIISEIGGMDYYSWVFTIFMLTSSVTAILVGKLSDMYGRKPFILLGIGVFMVGSFLNGLSGSIFQLILFRGIQGFGAGMIMSTAFTAVGDLFPPRERGKWQGLMSSVFGLASVFGPTLGGWIVDNANWHWVFWVFLPVGFIAFGMIYKMFPSQKAKKGQKVDYLGSVMLSLTIIPLLLAFTWSGNDYDWLSVQILGLLGGAIIALILFIVTEKNASNPVLPLGLFKNRIFTLSNMIGFILGAGMFGAIMYMPFFIQGVMGTSATKSGLVMMPMTLSMVLASAIGGQIITKTGRYKFLALIGLFVMSSGMVLLSFMDTDTTNARALINIIIVGTGLGLSFPVFTLTVQNAVAHQFLGVATAATQLFRQIGGTIGVAIMGTVMNQSMANKMSEQMGAVKESPLLSNPDAAKGLEKLQDPQLIMSADKLKEIEKTLPSELSGVFDTIISGVREALSYALTNVFLIGAIILFAGFLLTFFIQEIPLRMSNKEESEPQKAVNE
- a CDS encoding MarR family transcriptional regulator; the encoded protein is MGKDLFELERLFVSVFRMMKADVRNIFGQYLSNGEFRVLQLIRENGALKSSEISKRMEVSASHITSITDALVEKSHITRQRSNEDRRVVELQITKSGEEVLAKCEERKSEYFQDLFHTFDEEEIRIFTHLFEKLLSHPKRHS
- a CDS encoding CobW family GTP-binding protein, whose translation is MKKEKRNVFMKKDVYILSGFLGSGKTTLLKGLLESLKAEGTKPAVLMNELGSVSIDSDEVDQDTALREMLDGCICCTLSDKLESQLQDLLMKEDFGALVIETTGAAHPVEVVDSILSPLFADRFDFKGILTVVDGLQWRERGSFSPSVLHLMREQIRHASFLVANKVDLLTEMEQGTFAYDLQQLNPGASIYLTSHSKVPVEAITSMTKKDRYEGGEGHTLTLQAVVHTFEAGVSGEDFEKWVHAHQESIYRMKGYIPLQGRKHPTLFQYSYGMPLYMPGDMNYPTNFVVIGEGLDRERIISSLKSLER